In one window of Vibrio sp. DW001 DNA:
- a CDS encoding glycyl-radical enzyme activating protein, with translation MSNLGTVLNVQRFTLHDGPGIRTEFFLKGCPLRCDWCGNPESFNRHIEVGVYQNKCISSQKCGSCKEVCHDPKMLIFSGSKLEVIDRNKCTSCLGCSDECPSEAIKQWGKSMSVDECMKVILKDKGFYERSGGGVTVSGGEPLLQSDFVLALFKACKQEGIHTCIESSLYSNWNQIEKLLPYTDLFISDIKLMDRNRHKKHTGVDNQKILNNLKQLSKTDKEVILRIPVIPTVNDDVDNINATANFIVDEMLGKVKTLQLLSFMRLGEEKYESLGLPYKMRDLNFDRVEFQHRVDNIAEYFIQQGIHCLVGTKEKEAM, from the coding sequence GTGTCAAACCTAGGAACTGTACTTAACGTGCAGCGTTTTACTTTACATGATGGTCCAGGCATTCGTACTGAGTTTTTTTTAAAAGGGTGTCCACTAAGATGTGATTGGTGTGGTAACCCGGAAAGTTTTAATCGGCATATTGAGGTTGGCGTTTATCAGAATAAATGTATCTCCAGTCAAAAATGTGGTTCATGTAAAGAGGTTTGTCACGACCCTAAGATGTTGATTTTTTCGGGCTCGAAGCTTGAAGTAATAGACCGCAATAAATGCACTAGCTGTCTTGGTTGTTCTGATGAGTGTCCGTCTGAAGCAATCAAGCAGTGGGGTAAATCCATGTCGGTCGATGAGTGCATGAAAGTCATCTTAAAAGACAAAGGATTTTATGAGCGTTCAGGAGGAGGCGTAACTGTTTCCGGTGGTGAACCTTTGCTCCAAAGTGATTTTGTTTTAGCGCTATTTAAGGCATGTAAACAAGAGGGTATCCACACCTGTATAGAGTCAAGCCTCTATTCCAACTGGAATCAAATTGAAAAACTACTTCCCTATACCGACCTCTTTATTTCAGACATAAAACTTATGGATAGAAACCGACATAAAAAACACACCGGCGTTGATAACCAAAAGATATTAAACAACCTGAAACAGCTGTCTAAAACTGATAAAGAAGTTATATTGAGAATTCCAGTCATCCCGACGGTTAATGATGACGTTGATAACATAAATGCGACGGCGAACTTTATTGTAGATGAGATGCTTGGAAAGGTTAAAACGTTGCAGCTTCTGAGTTTTATGCGCCTCGGTGAAGAGAAATATGAATCGTTAGGGCTACCCTACAAAATGAGAGACCTCAATTTTGACAGGGTCGAGTTTCAACATCGAGTGGATAATATTGCCGAGTATTTTATTCAACAAGGAATACATTGCTTGGTTGGTACAAAAGAAAAGGAAGCAATGTAA
- a CDS encoding formate C-acetyltransferase/glycerol dehydratase family glycyl radical enzyme, with the protein MDNFQVDKESLHKMNAIAHTLARGTEDFDKVYGLGYEVGHEDWSPYPRVNKLRQTFLDRPYEIDVERLRLVTQAYKTHEAVPRILQCAYAFENILLNTTIHVYDDELIVGEIAAPAKASPIYPEFSVDWIIDEILNSPFEERTNDQFYIRDDEDRAEILALCEYWKGKSANEIITAHLDDDQKKGSHMGEKVFQTNNYHFAGIGHFAMDFNKLMTLGYDGVLEQAKTSFAKLSKQDPDFSDKRDYYKATIITLQAAITYITRYAKLADELATDEVDINRKQELKDMSANCYQIAGGVPQSFWQAVQLFNFAVTLTQIEGNGHSISYGRMDQWLYPFYENDIKERPVSKTFILELIEVLYVKINNPTKLKDKGTVKVRNGRGFGGESLTIGGVDTNGHDATNDLTMLILEASVHTRMMNPWVCLRLHENTPYELKIKTIECIRAGYGHPKLFNDGPATKAMLAKGVTLTEARDYAVVGCVEPAIPGKEHGWLDAGYVNTAKMMEMVINGGRILSGPDAGKQLGPDTGSLETYNSFEEVLESVDKQFAYWCDQLCSCLNVTDKIHRMVKPTPYISAFFEGCIESGKDMTYGGAKYNGTAPQAAGIATCADSLSTIKKLVFDDKKYTGQELLEAIKNNWQGYEKLYALVNSSKIPHYGNDIDEADDLFSFMFECYCRHIKGRKNPRGGQFSPGVYTVNANVGMGLYTNATLDGRKNEEPISDNMGPVHTAGGSHDIYGPTAIVNSVTKVDHSLATNGTLLNLRFPEDAVSGVEGRDILVSFIDEYIAKQGMHVQFNIMSSEKMRAAQKNPEMYADMLVRVAGYSAYFVELGKPLQDDLIHRTELRF; encoded by the coding sequence ATGGACAACTTCCAGGTGGATAAGGAGAGTTTGCATAAAATGAATGCAATTGCTCATACTTTGGCGCGAGGAACAGAAGACTTTGATAAGGTTTATGGGTTGGGCTATGAGGTTGGTCATGAAGATTGGTCACCGTACCCAAGGGTAAATAAATTACGACAGACTTTCCTTGATAGGCCTTATGAGATTGATGTAGAACGATTGCGCCTCGTCACGCAAGCGTATAAAACTCATGAAGCGGTACCGCGTATTCTTCAATGTGCATACGCCTTTGAAAATATTCTTCTTAACACAACAATACATGTATACGATGACGAACTAATCGTAGGTGAAATTGCTGCTCCAGCCAAAGCTTCCCCCATTTATCCTGAGTTTTCTGTCGATTGGATTATTGATGAAATATTGAACTCTCCATTTGAAGAACGGACAAACGACCAGTTTTATATCCGTGATGATGAAGACAGGGCAGAAATTCTAGCGCTTTGCGAATATTGGAAAGGAAAAAGTGCGAATGAGATAATTACAGCCCATCTTGATGACGACCAAAAGAAAGGGTCTCATATGGGTGAAAAGGTATTCCAGACAAACAACTATCATTTTGCTGGAATTGGCCATTTCGCCATGGATTTTAATAAACTAATGACACTTGGTTACGATGGTGTTTTAGAACAAGCAAAAACGTCGTTTGCCAAGCTATCTAAGCAAGACCCAGATTTCAGTGACAAAAGAGACTATTACAAGGCCACTATCATCACCTTGCAAGCAGCCATAACATATATCACACGTTATGCCAAACTCGCCGACGAATTGGCTACCGATGAGGTCGATATAAATAGAAAGCAAGAACTGAAAGATATGTCGGCAAACTGTTATCAAATTGCAGGCGGTGTACCTCAGAGCTTCTGGCAAGCTGTTCAGTTATTCAATTTTGCAGTCACGTTGACTCAGATCGAAGGTAACGGCCATTCAATTTCATATGGGCGTATGGATCAGTGGTTATATCCATTCTATGAGAATGACATAAAAGAACGTCCAGTCTCGAAAACGTTTATTCTAGAGTTGATTGAAGTGCTTTATGTAAAAATAAATAATCCAACCAAACTGAAAGACAAAGGTACCGTAAAAGTACGAAATGGCCGTGGTTTTGGTGGGGAAAGTTTAACTATTGGTGGGGTTGACACAAATGGTCATGACGCTACCAATGACCTAACAATGCTTATATTAGAAGCTTCTGTACATACTCGAATGATGAATCCTTGGGTCTGTTTGCGTTTACATGAAAATACACCCTATGAGTTAAAGATAAAAACGATTGAGTGTATTAGAGCAGGTTACGGGCACCCGAAACTATTTAATGACGGCCCTGCAACGAAAGCTATGCTAGCGAAAGGTGTCACATTAACAGAAGCGAGGGATTACGCAGTTGTAGGTTGTGTAGAACCAGCGATCCCTGGCAAAGAGCATGGTTGGCTTGATGCAGGTTATGTGAACACAGCCAAAATGATGGAGATGGTGATCAATGGTGGTCGCATCTTATCTGGACCTGACGCGGGAAAACAACTCGGTCCCGATACAGGTAGTCTAGAAACGTATAACTCGTTTGAAGAGGTATTGGAAAGCGTTGATAAGCAATTTGCTTATTGGTGTGACCAATTATGTAGTTGTTTAAACGTGACCGATAAGATCCATCGAATGGTCAAGCCTACACCTTATATTTCAGCTTTTTTTGAAGGCTGTATTGAATCGGGTAAAGACATGACTTACGGGGGCGCAAAATACAATGGAACAGCGCCACAAGCCGCGGGCATTGCAACCTGTGCCGATTCACTTTCTACTATTAAAAAGTTGGTCTTCGACGATAAGAAGTATACCGGTCAGGAATTACTAGAGGCCATAAAGAACAATTGGCAGGGATATGAAAAGCTTTATGCACTCGTTAATAGTTCTAAGATTCCTCATTACGGCAACGATATAGACGAGGCCGATGACCTATTTTCATTTATGTTTGAATGCTATTGCCGTCATATTAAAGGCCGTAAAAATCCGCGTGGTGGTCAGTTTAGTCCGGGCGTCTATACAGTGAATGCAAACGTTGGCATGGGGTTGTATACCAACGCCACGTTAGATGGACGTAAAAATGAAGAACCTATTTCTGACAACATGGGGCCGGTTCATACTGCGGGTGGTTCTCACGATATTTATGGGCCAACAGCCATTGTTAACTCTGTGACAAAAGTTGACCATAGCCTCGCGACCAACGGTACTCTGTTAAATCTTCGATTCCCTGAAGATGCAGTTTCTGGTGTGGAAGGTCGAGATATCTTGGTCAGTTTTATTGATGAATATATCGCCAAACAAGGTATGCATGTTCAATTCAACATTATGAGCTCAGAAAAAATGAGAGCGGCACAAAAAAATCCTGAAATGTATGCGGACATGCTTGTGCGTGTAGCAGGATACAGTGCCTATTTTGTTGAGCTTGGCAAACCATTGCAAGATGACCTAATTCATCGAACTGAGCTTAGGTTTTGA
- a CDS encoding sulfite exporter TauE/SafE family protein: MDTTIILVSMIIALAGFTQGLTGFGSALVSVPLLSLIVGAQTAVPIAGIFGWLVTFPIVWKMRHSIQHKTGLILFVGSIPASFVGAKLLASLPSQYILLTMGAVLIASSLHSMRSTKPLFKKTSIPITLGAGFTSGMLGASVGESGPPVIAYTSMQPWSADQIKSTLAFFFMLQMIGANISFWNEGLITDEVLSHVMSAMPAFAIGLTGGMIGYHFLQKYKINYHHIVHCFLLFMGCALVFKNVHF; the protein is encoded by the coding sequence ATGGACACCACCATCATATTAGTTTCGATGATCATTGCATTGGCCGGATTTACCCAAGGATTGACCGGGTTTGGCTCTGCATTAGTATCGGTACCGCTACTTTCACTTATCGTAGGTGCCCAAACCGCCGTACCCATTGCTGGCATATTTGGTTGGCTAGTGACATTTCCTATCGTGTGGAAAATGCGTCACTCGATCCAGCACAAGACAGGGTTGATCCTTTTCGTTGGCTCGATTCCAGCCTCATTCGTAGGTGCTAAACTACTGGCTAGTTTGCCGTCGCAATACATTCTACTCACCATGGGTGCAGTGTTGATCGCTTCAAGCTTGCATTCAATGCGCTCAACTAAACCCCTATTCAAGAAAACCTCAATACCCATTACTCTCGGAGCAGGTTTTACCTCAGGAATGCTGGGTGCAAGTGTCGGTGAATCGGGGCCACCGGTGATTGCCTACACCTCAATGCAGCCTTGGAGCGCTGATCAGATAAAATCCACTTTGGCCTTCTTTTTCATGCTACAAATGATTGGTGCCAACATCAGTTTTTGGAATGAAGGACTTATTACGGATGAAGTGTTGTCGCATGTGATGTCTGCGATGCCAGCCTTTGCGATTGGTTTGACAGGAGGCATGATTGGGTATCATTTCTTGCAAAAATACAAAATAAACTACCACCATATAGTGCACTGCTTTTTGTTGTTCATGGGTTGTGCTTTAGTGTTTAAAAATGTCCATTTTTGA